A stretch of Tripterygium wilfordii isolate XIE 37 chromosome 11, ASM1340144v1, whole genome shotgun sequence DNA encodes these proteins:
- the LOC120008885 gene encoding DIS3-like exonuclease 2, whose product MKSMAEQSVIVEKVDDVDKEKKKKRRSNRRSKQNTPSTSACSSVNEKGAGVSQLGTGFKTKILTSSMGHSSSRKQELDMHPSNEEGPARASNEEGPARASNEEGPARASNVEFNSLPTMHINEKTESGGEARNLQGDDFYPSDGSGRIFSMSCPEPIPSGGPLGVVTDHGLPSFNQSGVHAQCKIFASHWSIAAVNEALEKGDAFKALFRVNAHNRLEAYCKIDGVSVDVLINGNAAQNRAVEGDIVVIKVDPLSLWTKMKGSTGPSNNLVPAEDVNVPPEVGEMVADGKGKSKLDVKYEIAQRECSLSPENGFHEEDYSITGNAVHQELIDHMGGGYINEHNPSASDFSCVGSSREQNEAIGALGRLCAMISSFPSKRPTGRVVGIVERSLRRDAIVGFLNVKQLVYYREGFKKEAKKNKGLLSISDHDYIQLTPTDPKFPKMMVLVRSLPDLINKRLHDGDLTVEMELVAARIDSWSEESPFPQAHVSHIFGRGGEVEPRLNAILFENAICCSEFSPETLSCLPHIPWEVPLEEYKNRIDLRDFCIFTIDPPTATDLDDALSVEKLSNGIIRVGVHIADASYFVLPDAALDIEAQIRSTSVYMLQRKLPMLPSLLSGNLGSLNPGVDRLAFSIFWDLNGAGDVIDRWIGRTVIRSCCKLSYENVQDIIDEENGTFFGNGCPQLYNDFEWSYVIETVKNLHKVSKTLQTKRLNDGALRLDNSKVAFLFDVNGIPYDSVLSEQKDSQCLVEEFMLLANTTAAEIISRAFPHSALLRRHPEPNMRKLKEFEAFCFKHGLELDTSSSGRFHWSLQRIREKLKDDSVLFDIFISYATKPMQLASYFCSGDLKDNVNDWGHYALAVPFYTHFTSPLRRYPDIVVHRTLAAVIEAEKLCQKHKILHKSQHGEEATVRCFTGIHFDKNTAESLEGREALSAAALKHGVPCAELLAEVAAHCNERKLASRHVKDACDKLYMWVLLKKKEILLSDARVLGLGPRFMSIYINKLAVERRIYYDEIEGLTAEWLEVTSTLVLSFCAYKQSHRRSGFGYNRKLDDAAWLVSPTNPGVELCLSGDGSSECASGLSAHDLDPGLKSGIEPAVFPLTVRLLATIPVALHAVGGDDGPLDIGVRLYMSSYFR is encoded by the exons atgaaaagcatggCTGAGCAATCCGTGATTGTTGAGAAGGTCGACGATGTtgacaaggagaagaagaagaagcgtcGTTCCAATCGCCGATCTAAGCAGAACACTCCTTCTACAT CAGCTTGCAGTTCAGTGAATGAAAAAGGTGCTGGAGTGTCACAGTTGGGAACTGGTTtcaaaactaaaattttaaCATCATCTATGGGCCACTCTTCATCAAGAAAGCAGGAGTTGGACATGCATCCATCAAATGAAGAGGGACCTGCAAGAGCATCAAATGAAGAGGGACCTGCAAGAGCATCAAATGAAGAGGGACCTGCAAGAGCATCAAATGTTGAGTTTAATTCTCTGCCTACAAtgcatataaatgaaaaaacagAATCAGGTGGTGAGGCGAGGAACTTGCAAGGTGACGATTTTTACCCTTCTGATGGTAGTGGAAGAATATTTTCTATGTCGTGCCCTGAACCTATTCCTAGTGGAGGTCCATTAGGGGTAGTCACAGACCATGGTTTGCCATCTTTCAATCAGAGTGGTGTTCATGCTCAATGTAAGATTTTTGCTTCACACTGGTCAATAGCAGCTGTTAATGAGGCATTAGAG AAAGGTGATGCTTTTAAAGCACTATTTCGGGTAAATGCTCACAATAGGCTTGAG GCATACTGCAAAATTGATGGAGTATCAGTAGATGTACTCATCAATGGGAATGCTGCACAGAATAGAGCT GTTGAAGGAGACATTGTGGTTATCAAGGTTGATCCTTTGTCTCTGTGGACCAAGATGAAAGGGTCAACTGGGCCTTCCAACAATCTTGTGCCTGCAGAAGATGTTAACGTACCGCCAGAAGTCGGTGAAATGGTTGCTGATGGCAAGGGTAAGAGCAAGTTAGATGTGAAGTATGAGATTGCACAACGTGAATGTAGCTTATCTCCAGAGAATGGATTTCATGAAGAGGATTACTCTATAACTGGCAATGCTGTTCATCAAGAACTCATTGACCACATGGGTGGTGGTTATATAAATGAGCATAATCCCTCTGCCTCAGATTTTTCTTGTGTTGGCTCTTCTAGAGAGCAGAATGAAGCGATCGGTGCTTTAGGGAGGTTGTGTGCCATGATCAGTTCATTCCCGTCAAAGCGACCTACTGGCCGGGTTGTTGGCATCGTCGAAAGGTCTCTTCGTCGAGATGCTATTGTTGGTTTTCTTAATGTTAAACAATTGGTGTACTACAGGGAAGGCTTTAAGAAAGAAGCAAAGAAGAACAAGGGTCTGTTATCAATTTCTGACCATGACTATATCCAGCTGACCCCAACTGACCCAAAATTTCCGAAAATGATGGTCCTTGTTCGAAGCTTGCCTGACTTGATCAATAAAAGATTGCACGATGGTGACCTAACAGTTGAAATGGAACTTGTAGCTGCACGCATTGATAGTTGGAGTGAGGAAAGTCCTTTTCCACAAGCCCATGTCTCCCATATTTTTGGACGGGGAGGTGAAGTGGAGCCACGACTCAATGctattttatttgaaaatgcaaTCTGTTGCTCTGAATTTTCTCCAGAAACACTTTCCTGCCTTCCTCACATTCCTTGGGAGGTGCCACTGGAAGAATATAAAAATAGGATAGATCTTAGAGATTTTTGCATTTTTACTATTGACCCTCCAACTGCCACTGATCTTGATGATGCCCTATCGGTTGAAAAGTTATCGAATGGAATTATCAGGGTTGGGGTTCATATTGCTGATGCATCATATTTTGTTTTACCTGACGCAGCCTTAGACATAGAAGCTCAAATCAGATCAACATCTGTCTATATGTTGCAACGTAAATTACCAATGTTGCCGTCCTTGCTCTCTGGGAATCTTGGTTCACTTAACCCTGGAGTAGATAGACTAGCATTCTCAATTTTCTGGGACTTGAATGGTGCTGGGGATGTCATAGATCGCTGGATTGGCCGCACTGTGATACGATCTTGTTGCAAGCTTTCATATGAAAACGTACAGGACATAATTGATGAGGAAAATGGCACTTTTTTCGGAAATGGATGCCCACAATTGTATAACGACTTTGAATGGTCTTATGTAATTGAAACTGTTAAGAATCTTCATAAAGTTTCAAAAACTTTACAGACGAAGAGGCTCAATGACGGGGCTCTGCGACTTGATAACTCTAAAGTTGCATTTTTGTTTGATGTGAATGGAATTCCATATGATAGTGTGCTTTCTGAACAGAAAGACTCACAATGTCTTGTTGAAGAGTTTATGCTCTTGGCGAACACGACCGCTGCTGAAATCATATCTAGAGCTTTTCCACATAGTGCGTTGTTGCGAAGGCACCCTGAGCCCAATATGCGAAAGCTTAAAGAGTTTGAAGCTTTCTGCTTCAAGCATGGCTTGGAATTGGACACTTCCTCTTCTGGTCGTTTCCATTGGTCGCTTCAACGGATCAGGGAAAAGCTCAAGGATGATTCCGTactatttgatatttttatctCATATGCTACAAAACCAATGCAATTGGCTTCTTACTTCTGTAGTGGTGATTTAAAAGATAATGTCAATGACTGGGGTCATTATGCTCTTGCTGTTCCATTTTATACGCATTTTACTTCACCACTTCGTCGTTACCCTGATATTGTTGTCCATCGCACATTGGCTGCTGTAATAGAAGCTGAGAAATTGTGTCAGAAGCATAAAATCTTGCATAAGTCTCAGCATGGGGAAGAAGCAACAGTAAGATGTTTCACTGGTATTCATTTTGATAAGAATACGGCTGAGTCTCTTGAAGGCAGGGAAGCATTATCAGCTGCCGCATTAAAGCATGGAGTTCCCTGTGCCGAATTACTTGCAGAAGTTGCTGCTCATTGTAATGAAAGGAAGCTGGCTAGTAGGCATGTTAAGGATGCCTGTGATAAGCTCTACATGTGGGTTTTGCTCAAGAAGAAAGAG ATTTTATTATCAGACGCTAGAGTTTTGGGTCTGGGGCCAAGATTTATGTCAATTTACATCAACAAGCTAGCT GTTGAACGGAGAATATATTATGACGAAATTGAAGGCTTGACAGCTGAGTGGCTTGAGGTAACATCTACATTGGTGCTGAGTTTTTGTGCCTACAAACAGTCACATAGGAGAAGTGGCTTTGGCTATAATAGGAAACTAGATGATGCTGCATGGCTTGTGAGCCCTACTAATCCGGGAGTTGAATTGTGCTTGTCTGGAGATGGTAGTAGTGAGTGTGCTTCTGGTTTATCTGCCCATGATTTGGATCCTGGTTTGAAGTCGGGGATTGAGCCAGCAGTTTTCCCTCTGACAGTGCGCCTTCTTGCAACAATCCCTGTAGCACTTCATGCAGTTGGTGGGGATGATGGACCCCTTGATATTGGTGTGCGGCTTTACATGAGTTCATATTTCAGATAA
- the LOC120008664 gene encoding uncharacterized protein LOC120008664: MWESKGCTARGFILFGESSVADKKYLRIVCSISSGQEFKNAKEEIKAGSAAMAFVLVAGFNKSCFPELAFVFVGRLTSLSVAACACVLFNIPTVGQCAGRTGPHLVRLGPITQIEKIAQHSICSNPTEEALGTETENLNPFYGMTSAIGWYGPLIDLSKAALHIGDFVQLLVFVHRSTPVQFKLSKGGEVIRTDIQVGDDSRPFFSVSLWQKQMASIAVAGDVILLQNVKITKFGDAVEARTENCSSLLPLIHPFESLVSKGLDDLMVESRVGTAAREKFRKVVKWARQAGATLFNTKFQSFQKGQLSRNWKVPGESESRRCFSLSEVSQLFDSCKAIFSAFIGEMFLPITWKALGDNEKEKMFISRRLSNVVDDSLVEDLICTGCRLCGSTFDMQYRSVVEQTSFPLYCPKSSNHLHAVSMIYRPFMLYLWDESDYMPLLVRNKAAELLFGNIKAEKVYLCYRKQKQNQKSDPKDVDMENDCKVVADSCSVSEDKTAEGRRKHQLDRKVDFHLVWLLLLKMLLLQGKNSPYKFEVTVNLNLDREYGRYEMISLSIPCIETK; encoded by the exons ATGTGGGAAAGCAAAGGATGCACAGCACGG GGCTTTATATTGTTCGGTGAGAGCTCTGTTGCAGATAAAAAGTACCTGCGTATAGTTTGCTCTATTAGTAGTGGACAAGAGTTCAAAAACGCAAAGGAGGAA ATAAAGGCGGGTTCTGCTGCCATGGCCTTTGTTTTAGTAGCTGGTTTTAACAAAAGCTGCTTCCCGGAATTGGCCTTTGTTTTTGTCGGCCG TCTCACTAGTCTGTCTGTTGCGGCTTGCGCATGTGTTCTTTTCAATATTCCTACAGTCGGGCAATGC GCCGGAAGAACTGGGCCTCATTTGGTCCGGCTCGGCCCGATAACTCAGATCGAAAAAATAGCCCAACACAGCATCTGCTCAAATCCCACCGAGGAAGCGTTGGGTACTGAAACGGAGAATTTGAATCCGTTCTACGGGATGACATCAGCGATCGGATGGTACGGTCCACTGATCGACCTCTCCAAAGCTGCCCTTCATATCGGCGATTTTGTTCAGCTTCTCGTATTTGTCCATAGATCCACTCCCGTTCAG TTTAAACTATCAAAAGGTGGAGAGGTAATCAGGACCGACATTCAGGTGGGCGATGATTCTCGGCCGTTCTTTTCTGTTTCACTGTGGCAGAAACAAATGGCATCCATTGCGGTTGCTGGTGATGTTATTTTGTTACAAA ATGTGAAGATCACAAAATTTGGGGATGCTGTTGAGGCCAGAACTGAGAACTGTTCATCACTACTTCCTCTGATTCACCCTTTTGAATCACTTGTCTCAAAGG GACTCGATGACTTAATGGTGGAATCTCGAGTGGGGACAGCTGCAAGAGAAAAGTTCAGGAAGGTTGTCAAGTGGGCGCGGCAGGCTGGAGCTACTCTTTTCAACACcaaattccaaagctttcaa AAGGGGCAGCTTTCAAGAAACTGGAAAGTACCAGGAGAAAGTGAATCCCGACGCTGTTTCTCTCTTTCAGAAGTGTCACAGTTATTTGATTCCTGTAAAGCAATCTTTAGTGCATTTATTGGAGAAATGTTTCTGCCAATTACCTGGAAAGCTCTTGGTGATAATGAGAAAGAAAAGATGTTCATCAGCCGGCGACTGTCCAATGTGGTGGATGATAGCTTAGTAGAAGACCTCATTTGTACTGGCTGCCGGCTATGCGGTAGCACTTTTGATATGCAATATAG GTCCGTGGTTGAGCAAACTTCTTTTCCACTCTATTGCCCTAAGAGCTCAAACCACCTTCATGCAGTAAGCATGATATATAGACCCTTTATG CTGTACCTGTGGGATGAATCAGACTACATGCCACTACTTGTCAGAAACAAAGCTGCAGAACTTCTGTTTGGGAACATCAAAGCTGAGAAGGTATATTTATGTTATAGAAAGCAGAAGCAAAATCAAAAGTCTGATCCAAAAGATGTGGACATGGAGAATGATTGCAAAGTTGTAGCGGATTCTTGCTCTGTAAGTGAAGATAAAACTGCGGAAGGAAGGAGAAAACATCAACTTGACAGGAAAGTAGACTTTCATTTGGTTTGGTTGCTTCTTTTAAAGATGTTACTGCTGCAAGGAAAGAACAGTCCCTATAAATTTGAAGTCACTGTAAACTTGAACCTAGACCGGGAATATGGTAGGTATGAAATGATTTCTTTGTCAATTCCATGCATTGAAACCAAATAG
- the LOC120009917 gene encoding uncharacterized protein LOC120009917, whose amino-acid sequence MAGQEEVKHLEDCTVSNALGTWVFSVAGALLAIPVGIKRKSFGPLVFFGTTGTMLDIIIGISQCEREHAERQMKLLEAQSSKGDEAFAATESES is encoded by the exons ATGGCAGGCCAAGAGGAAGTAAAACATCTTGAGGATTGCACGGTATCCAA TGCTTTGGGTACGTGGGTATTCTCGGTGGCAGGGGCTTTGCTAGCAATTCCAGTGGGGATAAAACGGAAATCTTTCGGACCTCTTGTGTTTTTTGGCACAACTGGTACAATGCTTGATATTATTATTGGAATCAGTCAATGTGAAAGAGAGCATGCTGAACGTCAAATGAAGCTATTAGAGGCTCAAAGTTCTAAGGGCGATGAAGCTTTTGCTGCGACTGAATCTGAGTCTTGA
- the LOC120009916 gene encoding uncharacterized protein LOC120009916 encodes MRGVGGPLLCIGDLLSDLGEEEAANDVAVPDHREASPIPNYEDVSQSSLDLAELFKETYDRLDKALAGTDHSWTALTLKLCSALETANKLVQSTNANVSLLSEKVGKLEGIVKRGDSAVSAAKAVHLSLNQKEGPSSGSPKC; translated from the exons ATGAGAGGGGTAGGAGGGCCATTGCTGTGCATAGGCGATCTGCTGAGCGATCtgggagaagaagaagcagccAATGATGTTGCAGTACCTGATCACCGGGAAGCCTCGCCAATTCCTAATTACGAAGATGTCTCTCAATCCTCCTTGGACCTCGCTGAACTGTTTAAG GAAACATATGATCGATTGGACAAGGCACTTGCTGGTACAGACCACTCATGGACAGCTCTAACTCTAAAG CTGTGCAGTGCTCTGGAAACTGCAAATAAGTTGGTCCAGTCCACCAATGCGAATGTTAGTTTGCTGTCTGAGAAGGTTGGGAAGCTTGAGGGAATTGTCAAGAGGGGAGATTCAGCTGTATCTGCTGCCAAGGCTGTCCATCTCTCTCTAAACCAAAAAGAAGGCCCATCCAGTGGCAGTCCCAAGTGTTAG
- the LOC120009733 gene encoding protein NODULATION SIGNALING PATHWAY 2-like gives MSTATAIDDTDELNISSYSATSILTPSNECDITCKWNDWSPVIDWDALSSDHDDICDLIQSLVDDGGLVQSPVTHGTSIDTMSVDDEETNSEDSKGLRLVHLLMAAAEALTGVNKSRDLARVILIRLKELVSVNGTNMERLAAYFTDALYILVDGKDLVGSGQDYKHRCHQTDVVAAFQLLQDISPCVKFGHFTANQAILEAVAQDRRVHIVDYDIMEGIQWASLMQALVSRKDGAPVPHLRITALSRSGSRRSIGTVQETGRRLIAFAASIGQPFSFHQCRLDSDDTFRPSSLKLVRGEALMINCMLHLPHSNYQAPHSIISFLSGVKTLNPRLVTLVEEETGTIGDGGFVSWFMDSLQHYSAFYDSLEAGFPIPMQDRARTLVERVFLGPRIAGSLTRIYQTSGEERGSWWEWLGSVGYQPASISFANHCQAKLLLGLFNDGYRVDELANNRLVLGWKSRNFLAASIWTSIPESES, from the coding sequence ATGTCAACGGCTACGGCCATTGATGACACTGATGAGCTGAATATTTCCAGCTATAGCGCCACTAGTATTCTCACCCCTTCTAATGAGTGTGACATTACCTGTAAGTGGAATGACTGGTCTCCAGTGATCGACTGGGATGCTTTATCGTCTGATCATGATGATATTTGTGATCTCATTCAATCCCTGGTTGACGACGGGGGATTGGTACAGAGTCCAGTAACCCACGGGACATCCATTGACACTATGTCTGTGGATGATGAAGAGACCAACAGTGAGGATTCTAAAGGGCTGAGGCTTGTCCACCTGTTGATGGCGGCAGCTGAGGCACTGACTGGTGTGAACAAGAGCCGGGATTTGGCTCGAGTGATATTGATTCGGCTCAAGGAGTTGGTGTCCGTAAATGGAACCAATATGGAGAGGTTGGCAGCATACTTTACCGATGCCTTGTACATTCTGGTAGACGGTAAGGACTTGGTAGGCAGTGGGCAGGATTACAAGCATCGCTGTCACCAGACGGACGTGGTTGCTGCATTTCAGCTGCTGCAAGACATATCTCCTTGTGTGAAATTTGGACACTTCACAGCAAATCAAGCTATTCTGGAAGCTGTGGCCCAAGATAGACGGGTGCACATAGTAGATTATGATATCATGGAGGGGATTCAATGGGCTTCACTGATGCAAGCATTAGTGTCAAGGAAGGATGGCGCGCCTGTCCCACATCTTAGGATCACTGCCTTGTCGAGGAGTGGGAGCAGAAGATCGATTGGGACAGTGCAAGAGACGGGTCGCCGTTTGATCGCATTTGCTGCATCAATCGGTCAGCCGTTTTCCTTCCACCAATGTAGGTTGGACTCTGATGATACATTCCGACCTTCTTCTTTGAAGTTAGTGAGAGGGGAAGCCTTGATGATCAACTGCATGCTGCACCTACCACATTCTAACTATCAGGCACCGCATTCAATCATTTCATTTTTATCTGGAGTAAAGACCCTAAATCCGAGGTTGGTGACTCTAGTTGAAGAGGAGACGGGGACTATAGGGGATGGAGGTTTTGTGAGCTGGTTCATGGACTCATTGCAGCATTACTCTGCCTTCTATGACTCGCTGGAGGCTGGATTCCCAATCCCAATGCAAGACCGAGCTCGGACCCTGGTTGAAAGAGTATTCTTGGGGCCGAGAATAGCTGGGTCGTTGACCCGGATTTACCAGACCAGTGGCGAGGAACGAGGCTCTTGGTGGGAATGGTTGGGCAGTGTTGGTTACCAGCCAGCAAGCATAAGCTTTGCCAATCATTGTCAAGCGAAGCTTTTGTTGGGATTGTTCAATGACGGATATAGGGTGGACGAGTTGGCCAACAATAGGCTCGTTCTAGGTTGGAAATCCAGGAATTTTCTCGCTGCATCTATTTGGACTTCTATTCCAGAATCCGAGTCCTAA
- the LOC120008665 gene encoding protein NODULATION SIGNALING PATHWAY 2-like translates to MAIAIDESYELQFSGYSASTTTTTIETSSTENDYGLDCNWNNWSPVVDWENLSGDHDNDFRDLIPYSMIDDGGFMNQESQATCDSVSTDTMFVDEETNGDDTKGLRLVHLLTAAAEALTGVNKSLDLARVILIRLKELVSPNDGTNMERLAAYFTDALHGLLEGAGGLHDKPSISNQTDMLAAFQLLQDMSPCVKFGHFTANQAILEAVAHDRRVHIVDYDIMEGIQWASLMQALVSRKNGPPSPHLRITAISRGANGRRTMGTVQETGRRLIAFAASIGLPFSFHQCRLDSDETFRPSALKLVNGEALIINCMLHLPHSNYRAPDSIISFLSGAKTINPRLVTLVEEVKGSIGDGGFLGRFMDSLHHFSALYDSLEAGFPMQARARALVERVFIGPSIAKSLARIYRAGGEEEGCCWGEWLGSVGFNPVNISFANHCQAKLLLGLFNDGYKVDELGCNKLVLGWKSRQLLSASIWTATGPYPIH, encoded by the coding sequence ATGGCTATCGCCATTGATGAAAGCTATGAGCTCCAATTTTCCGGCTATAGCGCATCTACCACCACTACAACCATTGAAACCAGTTCCACAGAAAACGATTACGGTCTTGATTGTAACTGGAACAATTGGTCACCGGTAGTCGATTGGGAGAATTTATCAGGTGACCACGACAATGATTTTCGAGATCTAATTCCTTATAGCATGATCGACGATGGAGGATTTATGAATCAAGAAAGCCAAGCGACTTGCGACTCTGTGTCCACCGACACGATGTTTGTAGACGAGGAGACCAACGGCGATGATACGAAGGGGCTGAGGCTGGTCCACCTGTTGACGGCCGCGGCGGAAGCGCTGACCGGAGTTAACAAGAGTCTTGATCTCGCTCGCGTGATATTGATTCGGCTCAAGGAGTTGGTTTCCCCAAATGACGGAACCAACATGGAGAGACTAGCGGCGTATTTTACCGACGCCCTACATGGTCTGCTAGAAGGCGCTGGGGGTTTACATGATAAGCCCTCCATATCCAATCAGACGGACATGCTTGCCGCGTTTCAGCTCCTCCAGGACATGTCTCCATGTGTCAAATTTGGGCACTTCACTGCAAATCAGGCTATTCTAGAAGCCGTGGCCCACGATAGACGGGTCCACATAGTGGACTACGATATCATGGAGGGGATCCAGTGGGCCTCGCTGATGCAAGCCTTGGTGTCCAGAAAGAACGGCCCACCAAGCCCACATCTTAGAATCACTGCTATATCAAGAGGAGCCAACGGCCGGAGAACAATGGGTACCGTCCAAGAAACGGGTCGCCGATTGATCGCATTTGCGGCGTCCATTGGTCTACCATTTTCGTTCCACCAATGTAGGTTGGACTCCGACGAGACATTTCGACCTTCGGCATTGAAATTAGTTAACGGAGAAGCTTTGATAATCAATTGTATGCTACACCTCCCTCATTCTAATTACCGGGCACCCGATTCGATTATTTCATTCCTATCCGGAGCGAAGACGATTAACCCGAGACTGGTGACTCTAGTTGAAGAGGTTAAGGGGTCAATAGGGGATGGGGGTTTTTTGGGCCGGTTCATGGACTCGTTGCATCATTTCTCGGCCTTGTATGATTCTTTAGAGGCTGGATTTCCGATGCAGGCCCGAGCCAGAGCCCTTGTCGAAAGAGTATTCATAGGGCCCAGTATAGCCAAGTCGTTGGCCCGGATATACCGGGCCGGTGGAGAGGAGGAAGGTTGTTGTTGGGGGGAGTGGTTGGGAAGTGTTGGGTTTAATCCAGTAAACATAAGCTTTGCAAATCATTGTCAAGCAAAGCTTTTGTTGGGGTTATTCAACGATGGATACAAGGTGGATGAGTTGGGTTGTAATAAGCTTGTTTTAGGGTGGAAATCCAGGCAGTTGCTCTCGGCTTCCATTTGGACTGCCACTGGGCCTTATCCTATTCATTGA